Proteins encoded in a region of the Polyodon spathula isolate WHYD16114869_AA chromosome 9, ASM1765450v1, whole genome shotgun sequence genome:
- the LOC121320366 gene encoding protein Atg16l2-like isoform X1, whose translation MYLSLVRDLFGWLMILRNNVIVFLPTWLSACLTVCLGPHILDMSFWICPLYCTLKLLYCYMLHFLFTGKLHSAGTLEGSNEGITSIEFDPTGTKVLAASYDKSALFWKLDDCAPKFTLTGHSRKVTSAKFKSSLRQAVTGSADRTVKIWDLQRAACVKTINVFSFCSDVVCSEYFIVSGHFDKKIRFWDSRAASCTQEVPLQGKVTSLEISPDHTQLLSCSRDECLQVIDLRMNNIRKSFRAEGFKCGSDWTKAIFSPDGSYVTAGSSDGAVYVWNVNSGLLETCLPEQHSSSVNAVSWSLSGEYVVSVDRSRRAVLWSDI comes from the exons atgtatttgtCATTGGTCAGAGATCTTTTTGGTTGGCTTATGATTCTCCGTAATAACGTAATTGTCTTTTTGCCTACCTGGCTTTCTGCCTGTTTGACTGTCTGTCTGGGACCACACATCCTTGATATGTCTTTCTGGATTtgtccactgtactgtacattgaaacTTCTTTACTGCTACATGTTACATTTCCTGTTTACAGGAAAGCTGCACAGCGCAGGAACACTGGAGGGCAGTAATGAAGGGATAACAAGCATAGAGTTTGACCCGACT GGGACCAAAGTTTTAGCTGCCTCATATGACAAGTCGGCTCTGTTTTGGAAACTGGATGACTGTGCACCTAAA TTCACATTGACTGGTCATTCTCGTAAAGTGACATCAGCCAAATTTAAATCAAGTCTTCGTCAGGCTGTGACTGGCAGTGCGGATCGAACAGTGAAGATCTGGGATCTACAAAGGGCTGCCT GCGTGAAGACCATCAATGTTTTCTCCTTCTGCAGTGATGTCGTCTGCTCAGAGTACTTTATTGTGAGTGGGCACTTTGACAAGAAGATACGGTTCTGGGACAGCAG AGCTGCAAGCTGCACGCAAGAAGTTCCTCTCCAGGGAAAAGTGACATCGCTGGAAATCAGTCCTGACCACACACAGCTACTCAGCTGCTCCCGGGATGAATGTCTTCAGGTGATTGACCTCAGAATGAACAACATCAGGAAATCTTTCAG GGCTGAGGGGTTCAAGTGTGGCTCTGACTGGACAAAGGCAATATTTAG tcctgatGGAAGCTATGTGACTGCAGGCTCCTCAGATGGGGCTGTCTATGTCTGGAATGTGAACTCGGGACTTCTGGAGACCTGCCTACCTGAACAACACAG CTCTTCTGTTAATGCAGTTTCCTGGTCCTTGTCTGGGGAGTATGTTGTAAGTGTGGACAGAAGTAGAAGAGCTGTCCTCTGGAGTGACATATGA
- the LOC121320366 gene encoding protein Atg16l2-like isoform X2, which produces MAVCVSARIPTKPLHVLEAHELGINAVKFSPTSKLLATGGTDCIIKLWDLIGGKLHSAGTLEGSNEGITSIEFDPTGTKVLAASYDKSALFWKLDDCAPKFTLTGHSRKVTSAKFKSSLRQAVTGSADRTVKIWDLQRAACVKTINVFSFCSDVVCSEYFIVSGHFDKKIRFWDSRAASCTQEVPLQGKVTSLEISPDHTQLLSCSRDECLQVIDLRMNNIRKSFRAEGFKCGSDWTKAIFSPDGSYVTAGSSDGAVYVWNVNSGLLETCLPEQHSSSVNAVSWSLSGEYVVSVDRSRRAVLWSDI; this is translated from the exons ATGGCGGTCTGTGTTTCAGCGAGGATACCTACGAAACCACTGCATGTCCTG GAAGCACATGAATTAGGGATCAATGCTGTGAAGTTTAGTCCAACCTCTAAGCTGTTGGCTACAGGAGGCACAGACTGCATCATCAAGCTGTGGGACCTGATTGGAG GAAAGCTGCACAGCGCAGGAACACTGGAGGGCAGTAATGAAGGGATAACAAGCATAGAGTTTGACCCGACT GGGACCAAAGTTTTAGCTGCCTCATATGACAAGTCGGCTCTGTTTTGGAAACTGGATGACTGTGCACCTAAA TTCACATTGACTGGTCATTCTCGTAAAGTGACATCAGCCAAATTTAAATCAAGTCTTCGTCAGGCTGTGACTGGCAGTGCGGATCGAACAGTGAAGATCTGGGATCTACAAAGGGCTGCCT GCGTGAAGACCATCAATGTTTTCTCCTTCTGCAGTGATGTCGTCTGCTCAGAGTACTTTATTGTGAGTGGGCACTTTGACAAGAAGATACGGTTCTGGGACAGCAG AGCTGCAAGCTGCACGCAAGAAGTTCCTCTCCAGGGAAAAGTGACATCGCTGGAAATCAGTCCTGACCACACACAGCTACTCAGCTGCTCCCGGGATGAATGTCTTCAGGTGATTGACCTCAGAATGAACAACATCAGGAAATCTTTCAG GGCTGAGGGGTTCAAGTGTGGCTCTGACTGGACAAAGGCAATATTTAG tcctgatGGAAGCTATGTGACTGCAGGCTCCTCAGATGGGGCTGTCTATGTCTGGAATGTGAACTCGGGACTTCTGGAGACCTGCCTACCTGAACAACACAG CTCTTCTGTTAATGCAGTTTCCTGGTCCTTGTCTGGGGAGTATGTTGTAAGTGTGGACAGAAGTAGAAGAGCTGTCCTCTGGAGTGACATATGA